One genomic window of Pirellulales bacterium includes the following:
- a CDS encoding DUF47 family protein codes for MFSIQKFFSHDAKFFDLLEASADETRALTRLLIELLKDRTHAHPLHEFALARGKDKNITDKISEELVNTFVTGLEREDIETLSYAMYRICKSIEKFAERFNLAPQRMEGVDFARQIELMQRATETLAQMVRLLRKMPPLEMVKQMNDRLQGIEGEADDVMLDLLREVYGGKYEPLQSMMVRDLYDLLEKVIDRCRDAGNAISHIVLKNS; via the coding sequence ATGTTCTCGATCCAAAAATTTTTCAGCCACGATGCCAAGTTTTTCGACCTCTTGGAGGCCAGTGCCGACGAAACGCGCGCGCTGACGCGACTACTGATCGAACTATTGAAGGACCGTACGCACGCTCACCCGCTGCACGAGTTCGCCCTGGCTCGCGGAAAAGACAAGAATATCACCGACAAAATTAGCGAAGAGTTGGTCAATACCTTCGTCACCGGGCTGGAGCGAGAAGACATTGAAACGCTGTCCTACGCGATGTACCGGATTTGCAAATCGATCGAAAAATTTGCCGAGCGGTTCAATTTGGCCCCGCAGCGGATGGAGGGAGTCGATTTCGCGCGCCAGATCGAGTTGATGCAACGGGCGACTGAAACGCTGGCGCAGATGGTTCGGCTGTTGCGGAAAATGCCGCCGTTGGAAATGGTCAAGCAAATGAACGACCGTTTGCAGGGCATCGAGGGAGAAGCGGACGATGTAATGCTCGATTTATTGCGCGAAGTCTACGGTGGGAAATATGAACCATTGCAGTCGATGATGGTCCGCGACTTGTACGACTTGCTGGAAAAAGTGATCGACCGCTGCCGTGATGCGGGCAACGCCATTTCGCATATCGTGCTGAAAAATTCGTAA
- a CDS encoding substrate-binding domain-containing protein, with translation MAHCKSFLAALLCSLPLVSLTCLGCHRAADSQALGHHDGPLENFRTGKAERGTGAASNSTEPKRLIMLTNGDDPFWDAMRAGMEDAEQDLKLTDAGLKVELDKNDNTPKGQIDKLTQYGNQTDIAAVAISSTDARSTQIADAMRALLQQGIEVVTIDSDVDRRAARDARFAYLGTDNIIGGRELGKAARALRPNGGNYAAFVGLKSAANAQERIQGFSEGAGEALQQLEYLGDEMDLSVAAKNVRDALDRNPKIDTLVGIWAYNAPAIASTVKERSIRAKTKVVVFDAHPGALLGMEEGLIDALVVQNPYEMGYQGVRLMKALVENDQATIAHLFPSWNATSGEFTRPDGDLRITGLKVVVPDENTPLKKDMFESSTEFLKLSDFKQWLAKYKLKGS, from the coding sequence ATGGCTCACTGCAAGTCTTTTCTTGCTGCGCTGCTGTGCAGCTTGCCGCTGGTCAGCTTGACATGCCTTGGTTGTCATCGCGCGGCCGACAGCCAGGCGCTCGGCCACCATGACGGACCGTTGGAAAATTTTAGGACCGGCAAAGCGGAACGCGGCACCGGCGCTGCCAGCAATTCGACTGAACCGAAGCGGTTGATTATGCTCACCAATGGCGATGACCCATTCTGGGACGCCATGCGGGCCGGCATGGAAGATGCCGAGCAAGATTTGAAGTTGACAGACGCCGGCTTGAAGGTGGAACTGGATAAGAACGACAATACGCCTAAGGGTCAGATCGATAAGCTGACGCAATACGGCAACCAAACCGACATTGCCGCGGTTGCCATCTCTTCGACCGACGCGCGTAGCACTCAGATCGCCGACGCCATGAGAGCGCTGCTGCAGCAAGGCATCGAAGTGGTGACCATCGACTCGGACGTCGACCGTCGCGCCGCCCGCGACGCGAGATTCGCCTACTTGGGCACCGACAACATCATCGGTGGCCGCGAGCTGGGCAAAGCCGCCCGAGCGCTGCGGCCCAACGGCGGCAACTATGCGGCGTTCGTGGGATTGAAAAGCGCCGCCAATGCGCAAGAGCGAATCCAAGGATTTTCCGAAGGCGCTGGCGAAGCCTTACAGCAGCTCGAATATCTGGGGGACGAAATGGATCTTTCCGTCGCGGCAAAAAATGTTCGCGACGCGCTCGATCGAAATCCCAAAATCGACACCCTGGTGGGCATTTGGGCTTACAATGCTCCGGCGATTGCTTCGACGGTGAAAGAGCGCAGCATCCGCGCGAAAACCAAGGTGGTGGTGTTCGACGCGCATCCCGGCGCATTGCTGGGCATGGAGGAGGGCTTGATCGACGCGTTGGTCGTGCAAAACCCCTACGAAATGGGTTACCAGGGAGTGCGCTTGATGAAGGCGCTCGTCGAGAATGACCAAGCGACGATCGCCCATCTGTTTCCAAGCTGGAATGCCACCTCCGGTGAATTCACTCGGCCCGACGGCGATTTGCGAATCACTGGCCTAAAAGTGGTCGTTCCCGATGAGAATACGCCCTTGAAAAAGGACATGTTTGAAAGCAGCACCGAGTTTCTCAAGCTTTCGGATTTCAAACAGTGGCTCGCGAAATATAAGCTGAAAGGTTCTTGA
- the rplU gene encoding 50S ribosomal protein L21: MYAIVTDGSRQLKVEEGQVLDIDFRDVQTGETITFERVLAIGDCDSPQIGQPLVSGANVTAEVLGPTQGPKLYVQKFRRRKNSRRRTGHRQLHTQVRISKVTT; encoded by the coding sequence ATGTATGCCATTGTGACCGACGGTTCTCGACAGCTCAAAGTCGAAGAAGGCCAAGTGCTGGATATCGACTTTCGAGATGTTCAGACCGGAGAAACGATTACCTTTGAACGCGTATTAGCCATCGGCGATTGCGACAGCCCGCAGATCGGCCAGCCCCTTGTCTCAGGCGCAAATGTGACGGCCGAAGTTCTAGGTCCAACGCAAGGCCCCAAGTTGTACGTGCAAAAGTTCCGCCGCCGCAAGAACTCGCGCCGCCGCACGGGACATCGTCAATTGCATACCCAAGTGCGGATCAGCAAGGTCACGACATAG
- a CDS encoding Rne/Rng family ribonuclease, with protein MKQEMLINVSQPEECRIAVVEDGILEELYIERSSADNYVGNIYKGKVVNIEPSIQAAFVDFGVGRNGFLHISDVESQYFRQGGYDPDAPIERGGRGDRRDRPWRHDEPQAVGESVANGNGDLEADADDEDFDEDGPRRNRRSRPGMRPRIKPPIQDILRRGDELLVQVIKEGIGTKGPTLSTYISIPGRYLVLMPALGRVGVSRKIEDDVARRKLRDIMNELNPPRGLGFIVRTAGVDRTKKEISRDLAYLLRLWKVISRRIKKHPAPVTIYEESDMIIRTIRDMFTGEVDSIFIDEPSAYERAKEFLQIVMPRYVSRLQLYEGREPLFHKYSIETEITKIQQRKVPLKQGGSIVVDQTEALVAIDVNSGNFRAEDSAEETAYQMNLLAAKEIARQLRLRDLGGVIVNDFIDMRKERHRRNVERALREAMRRDRARTKILRTSPFGLIEMTRQRIRPSLKRSVYRECPCCTGTGVVKTAESMAIEVVRLLAFAAQREGVARVSVTVAEEVANYLHNKKRREIAHLEDQGNMNIQVYGREGAAPEHLLMECLDAGGREVKLPAAATTVSTAR; from the coding sequence ATGAAGCAAGAAATGTTGATCAACGTCTCGCAGCCGGAAGAATGTCGGATTGCGGTCGTTGAAGATGGAATCCTCGAAGAGCTCTATATCGAACGCAGCAGTGCCGACAATTATGTCGGCAACATCTATAAAGGCAAAGTGGTAAACATCGAGCCGAGCATCCAAGCGGCATTCGTCGATTTCGGCGTCGGCCGCAACGGATTTTTGCATATCAGCGACGTCGAATCGCAATATTTTCGCCAGGGGGGTTACGACCCCGATGCGCCGATCGAGCGCGGTGGCCGCGGCGACCGGCGCGATCGCCCCTGGCGGCACGACGAACCACAGGCCGTCGGCGAATCCGTTGCCAATGGCAACGGCGACCTCGAAGCCGATGCCGATGACGAAGATTTCGATGAAGACGGCCCGCGCCGCAATCGACGCAGCCGACCTGGAATGCGTCCCCGCATCAAGCCGCCGATCCAAGATATTCTTCGTCGCGGTGACGAACTGCTCGTGCAAGTCATCAAGGAGGGCATTGGCACCAAAGGCCCAACGCTTTCCACGTATATCAGTATTCCAGGCCGCTATCTGGTGTTGATGCCGGCGCTGGGCCGCGTCGGTGTGTCGCGCAAGATCGAGGACGACGTCGCTCGCCGCAAGCTCCGAGACATCATGAACGAGCTGAATCCGCCTCGCGGCTTGGGATTTATCGTCCGCACGGCCGGCGTCGATCGCACCAAGAAAGAAATTTCGCGCGACTTGGCCTATCTGTTGCGGCTGTGGAAGGTGATCTCGCGGCGGATCAAGAAGCATCCAGCGCCGGTCACGATCTATGAAGAAAGCGACATGATCATTCGCACGATCCGCGATATGTTCACCGGCGAAGTCGACTCGATCTTCATCGACGAGCCGAGCGCTTACGAACGCGCCAAAGAATTTTTGCAAATCGTCATGCCCCGGTATGTGAGCCGACTCCAACTCTACGAAGGCCGCGAGCCGCTATTTCACAAATACAGCATTGAAACGGAAATTACGAAAATTCAGCAGCGCAAAGTGCCACTCAAGCAGGGCGGATCGATCGTGGTCGATCAAACGGAGGCGCTCGTGGCCATCGACGTCAATAGCGGCAACTTCCGCGCCGAAGACAGCGCTGAGGAAACCGCCTACCAAATGAATCTGCTAGCCGCGAAGGAAATCGCCCGGCAGTTGCGGTTGCGCGACTTGGGCGGCGTGATTGTGAACGACTTCATCGATATGCGCAAGGAACGACATCGCCGCAACGTGGAACGCGCCTTGCGCGAAGCCATGCGCCGCGACCGCGCCCGGACGAAAATCTTGCGGACCAGCCCCTTCGGACTGATCGAAATGACTCGCCAGCGAATCCGTCCCAGCCTGAAGCGCAGCGTGTACCGAGAATGTCCTTGCTGCACCGGCACAGGGGTCGTCAAGACGGCGGAAAGCATGGCGATTGAAGTGGTGCGGTTACTTGCCTTCGCTGCCCAACGAGAGGGGGTCGCTCGAGTGTCCGTAACCGTCGCGGAAGAGGTCGCCAACTATCTTCACAATAAAAAACGCCGAGAAATTGCTCACTTAGAAGACCAGGGGAATATGAATATCCAGGTCTACGGCCGCGAAGGAGCGGCCCCCGAGCACCTGCTGATGGAGTGCCTCGATGCTGGCGGCCGAGAAGTAAAACTGCCGGCGGCCGCGACCACCGTCTCGACCGCTCGGTGA
- a CDS encoding inorganic phosphate transporter has product MTLIFVVILIALAFEYINGFHDTANSIATVVATKVLTPRQAVVMAACTNLLGALLGAAVASTIASGLVDPKFASQEALICALLGAITWNLITWRAGLPSSSSHALVGGLVGSAVAAAGDWSVVIWSEPDRIHWYPSKGLLWKVIVPMIVSPIIGFILGMLIMGLLYGLLRNWKPRSVNGLFGKAQMLSAGGMGLMHGTNDAQKTMGIIALALAAGTASGRLDDLPQWMSFLKVAPPEPGHKLAIAWWIKVVCALTMAAGTAGGGWRIIKTLGHKMVRLQPVNGFAAETSSTVVIGIASYFGIPVSTTHNISAAIMGVGAVKRFSALRWTVVERMAWAWLLTMPVSGTIAYFLMRMLQSFGVA; this is encoded by the coding sequence ATGACGTTGATCTTTGTGGTGATCCTGATCGCACTGGCCTTCGAGTACATCAATGGTTTTCACGACACCGCCAACTCGATTGCCACGGTCGTAGCGACCAAGGTGCTCACGCCGCGGCAGGCCGTGGTGATGGCGGCTTGCACGAACTTGCTTGGCGCGCTGTTGGGTGCGGCCGTTGCGTCGACGATCGCCTCCGGGCTAGTGGATCCGAAGTTTGCCTCGCAAGAAGCGCTGATTTGCGCGCTGCTGGGGGCGATTACTTGGAATCTCATCACTTGGCGTGCCGGGCTGCCGAGCAGTTCGAGTCACGCGCTCGTCGGCGGCCTGGTGGGATCGGCGGTGGCTGCCGCAGGAGATTGGAGCGTGGTGATTTGGTCGGAGCCGGACAGGATCCATTGGTATCCGAGCAAAGGGCTGCTCTGGAAAGTGATCGTTCCGATGATCGTCTCGCCAATCATTGGTTTCATCCTGGGGATGCTCATCATGGGCCTGCTCTACGGGCTACTGCGTAACTGGAAGCCTCGGTCGGTCAATGGGCTGTTCGGTAAGGCCCAGATGCTTAGTGCGGGAGGCATGGGCCTGATGCATGGCACGAACGACGCCCAAAAGACGATGGGGATTATCGCGTTGGCCTTAGCGGCCGGCACGGCTAGCGGGCGTCTCGACGATCTGCCGCAGTGGATGTCGTTTCTGAAAGTGGCTCCGCCCGAGCCTGGACACAAGTTGGCGATCGCCTGGTGGATCAAAGTCGTCTGCGCCCTAACGATGGCCGCAGGGACGGCGGGTGGCGGGTGGCGGATCATTAAAACGCTGGGGCATAAAATGGTCCGACTGCAACCGGTGAACGGGTTCGCGGCCGAAACGAGTTCGACCGTGGTCATCGGGATTGCTTCCTACTTTGGCATCCCGGTATCGACGACACACAATATCTCGGCTGCGATCATGGGGGTCGGTGCGGTCAAGCGGTTCAGCGCGCTACGGTGGACAGTGGTCGAACGCATGGCCTGGGCATGGTTGCTGACGATGCCCGTGTCGGGCACGATCGCCTATTTTCTCATGCGGATGCTGCAAAGTTTCGGCGTAGCATAG
- a CDS encoding CBS domain-containing protein — protein sequence MLANATTSVLRVGCIAAKLDTTIDQLRELLEQTEIRQLPVVDDDGKIVGLVSRRDLAHAAYQAGAKSESGSRELFGQRTVAHVMSRQVMSVEGADSDEAALQAMVAHRFHSIPVTQRGQLAGSICGLDFLKKVAYGSWPGHNEPIRHRMRSPGHTIDADDTLERAFEAAEWHAQEYVVAVRKYRPLGILSRTAMRLALYLESSEPEAQRMKAMPVHQLLQSLPVLYPESTLSTAALTLLEHRARVLPVVDRSRLLLGVLSEDNILQAMAELVNA from the coding sequence ATGCTTGCCAATGCCACGACCAGCGTGCTTCGAGTTGGATGTATCGCCGCGAAGTTGGACACGACTATCGACCAATTGCGTGAGTTGCTGGAACAAACCGAAATCCGCCAGTTACCGGTGGTGGATGATGACGGGAAAATTGTCGGACTGGTCAGCCGGCGCGATCTCGCCCATGCCGCCTATCAGGCGGGCGCAAAAAGCGAATCTGGATCGCGCGAATTGTTCGGTCAGCGGACGGTTGCTCACGTGATGTCGCGGCAGGTGATGAGCGTTGAGGGAGCCGATTCTGATGAGGCCGCCCTACAAGCGATGGTTGCCCATCGGTTTCATTCGATTCCTGTAACGCAACGCGGTCAACTCGCCGGCTCGATCTGTGGTCTCGATTTTCTCAAGAAGGTTGCCTATGGAAGCTGGCCGGGACACAACGAGCCCATTCGGCATCGGATGCGCTCGCCTGGCCATACGATCGATGCGGACGATACGCTGGAACGTGCGTTTGAAGCGGCCGAATGGCACGCTCAAGAATATGTAGTGGCCGTGCGGAAGTATCGTCCGCTTGGAATTCTCTCGCGAACGGCCATGCGATTGGCCCTGTACTTGGAATCTTCCGAGCCAGAGGCCCAACGGATGAAAGCAATGCCGGTGCATCAGTTGCTGCAGTCTTTGCCGGTGCTGTATCCAGAATCGACGCTAAGCACGGCGGCGCTCACGCTACTCGAACATCGCGCCCGAGTGTTGCCGGTGGTCGATCGCTCGCGCCTGCTCTTGGGAGTTTTGTCGGAAGACAACATTCTGCAAGCGATGGCAGAACTGGTGAACGCATAA
- a CDS encoding 2-oxo acid dehydrogenase subunit E2, producing the protein MPDFKLPDLGENIDSGDVVSVMVAEGDFIKTNQDVLELETEKAVIAVPSDTAGKVTKIHVAKGQTVKPGQVILSVAPAPVAAPTTVKAPAPKSTAPAAKPVPAKPAATATSKPIPQVPAAKAAEPVAATTRTPHEPPPRLQPREENGHSSSPASKPRPGETDEGSTIAALAAPAGPAVRRLARELGVDLNRVRGTSADGRITREDVINAVRQANAVASTAAGFSELAGASDVDGYGPVHRETMTKIRKTIATNMVRSVSTIPHLTNFDDADITELEDLRKDSAASYTDSGIKLTSLAFVLKAVALALKQHPTLNASLDMEAGEVIYKHYVNLGVAVDTDRGLIVPVLRGVDRMSIPQIAQSIQAAAEKVRASQQTLDDLRGGTFTISNLGAVGGRYSTPIINHPEVAILLAGRSRKMAVVAKDDQVVARLMLPLSLSYDHRIVDGAAAARFLNEVIGYLESPGRLLLSP; encoded by the coding sequence ATGCCTGACTTCAAACTGCCCGACTTGGGCGAAAATATCGATTCTGGCGACGTCGTCTCTGTCATGGTCGCCGAGGGCGACTTCATTAAAACCAATCAAGACGTGCTGGAACTTGAAACCGAGAAAGCCGTCATCGCGGTACCGTCCGACACAGCCGGCAAAGTCACTAAGATTCACGTGGCCAAGGGACAAACCGTCAAGCCCGGACAGGTGATCTTGTCGGTTGCCCCTGCGCCAGTAGCCGCGCCAACCACTGTGAAGGCACCAGCGCCGAAATCCACTGCACCGGCCGCAAAACCTGTACCTGCGAAACCTGCGGCGACCGCCACTAGTAAGCCAATACCACAAGTGCCGGCAGCAAAGGCGGCCGAGCCCGTCGCCGCCACGACTCGAACGCCCCATGAACCGCCGCCACGACTCCAGCCGCGCGAAGAGAATGGTCACAGCTCTTCGCCAGCGTCGAAGCCACGGCCCGGCGAAACCGACGAAGGTTCGACCATCGCAGCACTTGCCGCCCCCGCCGGCCCTGCCGTCCGGCGCTTGGCTCGCGAACTTGGCGTGGATTTGAACCGGGTCCGGGGCACCAGCGCAGATGGCCGCATTACACGCGAAGACGTCATCAACGCCGTCCGCCAAGCAAATGCCGTCGCGTCCACTGCGGCAGGATTCAGCGAATTGGCCGGCGCATCCGACGTCGACGGCTATGGTCCAGTCCACCGTGAGACGATGACCAAAATCCGTAAGACGATTGCCACGAACATGGTCCGCTCGGTTTCGACGATTCCGCATCTGACGAATTTCGACGATGCCGATATTACCGAGCTTGAAGACCTGCGAAAAGACAGCGCCGCCAGCTACACCGACTCCGGCATCAAGTTGACTTCGTTGGCCTTTGTGCTGAAGGCCGTTGCTCTGGCGCTGAAACAGCACCCGACGCTGAATGCGTCGCTCGACATGGAAGCGGGGGAGGTCATCTACAAGCATTACGTGAATCTCGGCGTCGCCGTCGATACCGACCGCGGCCTGATCGTTCCCGTACTGCGAGGCGTCGATCGCATGTCGATCCCACAAATCGCCCAAAGCATTCAAGCGGCGGCCGAAAAAGTGCGCGCCAGCCAACAAACGCTCGACGATCTCCGTGGCGGAACGTTTACGATCAGCAACCTGGGCGCCGTTGGCGGCCGGTATTCAACGCCGATCATCAACCATCCCGAAGTGGCGATCCTGCTCGCCGGTCGCTCGCGCAAAATGGCCGTGGTCGCCAAAGACGACCAGGTTGTAGCGCGATTGATGTTGCCGTTGAGTCTGTCTTACGACCACCGTATCGTGGACGGCGCCGCCGCCGCACGTTTTCTTAACGAAGTGATCGGCTACCTCGAATCTCCGGGCCGACTGCTGTTGTCGCCCTGA